A genome region from Nocardia sp. NBC_00565 includes the following:
- a CDS encoding ABC transporter permease — protein MVDVVDEGRRLALPRLRRPVLSWKSVRGNAVVLLSGAVALLALGWALFPSVFASGDPLTGVPAQKFQGPSAQHWFGTDNLGRDLYTRMVHGAGLSLTATLSAVAIALVVGSALGLLSGSIGGFVDTVIMRLVDVLLSIPSLLLSLALVTALGFGTRNVAIAVGVSLIANFARVLRSEVLRVRQAPYVEAAHASGVRWYTVLGRHVLPNSYQPVLALAAVEFGMAVLAVSALSFLGYGAKPPTPEWGALISEGRNYLATAWWMTTLPGLVIVAVVVSAQRLGRAIGRSQNA, from the coding sequence ATGGTTGATGTGGTGGACGAGGGCCGTCGGTTGGCGCTGCCGCGACTGCGCCGACCCGTTCTGTCGTGGAAGTCCGTGCGCGGCAATGCGGTAGTGCTGCTGTCCGGCGCGGTCGCCCTGCTCGCGCTCGGCTGGGCACTGTTCCCCTCGGTTTTCGCCAGCGGTGATCCGCTGACCGGGGTGCCGGCCCAGAAGTTCCAGGGGCCCAGCGCCCAACATTGGTTCGGCACCGACAATCTCGGTCGCGATCTGTACACCCGCATGGTGCACGGCGCGGGTCTGTCGCTCACCGCGACCCTGTCCGCGGTGGCGATCGCGCTGGTGGTGGGTTCGGCGCTCGGACTGCTGTCCGGATCGATCGGCGGATTCGTCGACACGGTCATCATGCGACTCGTCGACGTACTGCTGTCCATTCCGTCGCTGCTGCTGTCACTGGCGCTGGTGACCGCGCTCGGCTTCGGCACCCGCAATGTGGCCATCGCGGTGGGTGTTTCGCTGATCGCCAACTTCGCCCGCGTGCTGCGCTCGGAGGTGCTGCGGGTGCGGCAGGCGCCGTATGTGGAGGCGGCGCACGCATCCGGGGTGCGCTGGTACACCGTGCTGGGCCGCCACGTGCTGCCGAACTCCTATCAGCCGGTGCTCGCACTGGCCGCCGTCGAATTCGGTATGGCGGTGCTCGCGGTCTCGGCCCTGAGTTTCCTCGGCTACGGCGCGAAACCCCCTACCCCCGAGTGGGGCGCACTGATTTCCGAGGGCCGCAACTACCTCGCCACCGCATGGTGGATGACCACCCTGCCCGGTCTGGTGATCGTCGCGGTCGTGGTCTCGGCCCAACGTCTCGGCCGTGCGATAGGAAGGAGTCAGAACGCATGA
- a CDS encoding LLM class flavin-dependent oxidoreductase, with the protein MKFLLFTLVTRVPDPVTGRLPETRERLRDVIEQARLAEELGFDGFAVGERHEDPFLSAAPPVLLSHIAAVTSRISLFTAVTTLSLLDPVRAFEDYSTLDNLSGGRLELIIGKGNGAAQAKLYHVTTDDQWDRNREGYELFRALWDSDSVTWSGRFRPELVAAKALPRPLQPRIRIWHGSATSRDSVELAARQGDPLFSANVTYSIEPYAELVRHYRERWAHYGHDPADALVGAGTAGLHIAKTSQEAREVYRPIFQARLALARKLGLPVVFETLDDFVTRSSALIGSPEQVIDKVGHQHEQFGHEVTHLSAERDGRTEVQHRGSLELFQAEVAPELRGRFPSRPLATASSENTSVATTNGSARPTDYDIDSRGELVRTETSGAPQ; encoded by the coding sequence ATGAAGTTCCTGCTGTTCACCCTCGTCACCCGGGTGCCCGATCCGGTCACCGGACGACTGCCCGAGACCAGGGAGCGGTTGCGCGATGTGATCGAACAGGCCCGCCTCGCCGAGGAACTCGGCTTCGACGGCTTCGCTGTCGGTGAGCGGCACGAGGATCCGTTCCTCTCGGCCGCACCGCCGGTGCTCCTCAGCCACATTGCGGCGGTCACCTCGCGGATCAGTCTGTTCACCGCCGTCACCACGCTCAGCCTGCTCGATCCGGTCCGCGCGTTCGAGGACTACTCGACGCTGGACAACCTCTCCGGTGGACGCCTCGAACTCATTATCGGCAAGGGCAACGGCGCGGCGCAGGCAAAGCTGTACCACGTCACCACCGACGATCAGTGGGATCGCAATCGCGAAGGCTACGAACTGTTCCGGGCACTGTGGGACAGCGACAGCGTGACCTGGTCCGGCCGGTTCCGCCCGGAGCTGGTCGCGGCCAAGGCGCTGCCGCGGCCGCTGCAACCGCGCATCCGGATCTGGCACGGCAGCGCGACCAGTCGCGATTCGGTGGAACTCGCCGCGCGCCAGGGTGATCCGCTGTTCTCGGCGAATGTCACATATTCGATCGAGCCGTATGCCGAATTGGTGCGCCACTATCGGGAACGCTGGGCGCACTACGGGCACGACCCGGCCGATGCCCTGGTCGGTGCGGGCACGGCGGGACTGCACATAGCCAAGACGTCCCAGGAAGCCCGCGAGGTGTACCGCCCGATCTTCCAGGCGCGGCTGGCCCTGGCCCGAAAGCTCGGGCTGCCGGTGGTATTCGAGACGCTCGACGATTTCGTCACCCGCAGTTCGGCGCTCATCGGTAGCCCGGAGCAGGTGATCGACAAGGTCGGCCACCAGCACGAGCAATTCGGTCACGAGGTGACCCATCTGTCCGCCGAACGTGACGGTCGCACCGAGGTGCAGCATCGCGGCAGTCTCGAGCTCTTCCAGGCCGAGGTCGCCCCGGAACTGCGCGGCCGCTTCCCGAGTCGGCCATTGGCCACCGCGAGCAGCGAAAACACCAGCGTCGCAACCACGAACGGATCGGCCCGACCGACCGACTACGACATCGATTCCCGCGGCGAACTCGTCCGCACCGAAACATCTGGAGCTCCACAGTGA
- a CDS encoding ABC transporter substrate-binding protein codes for MIRPRHRIAAVAAAVTAAASLAACGSDSATSGGDAGPPQPGGTLRYGLSQAPTCSDPAQSGTNQTLYVTRQIVDSLTDQDPKTGELKPWLAQSWEISPDAKVFTFHLTDGVTFSDGTALTAASVQRTFDSVIKLGAAKTPLGSSYLTNYVGTTAVDKLTARVEFSQPNAQFLQASSTAQLGIQADVTTAKSADQRCLGDNVGSGPFTYAAYRQDASATLAKRVGYNWGSAVFAHRGEAYLDKIEFTVVPESGVRTGSLTSGQLDAASDALPQDAPQIEAAGGRVLTTANPGVPFGIQPNVTRGPLRDPAVRRALVPAIDRKQLVDTVLGPDFKPATSTLASTTPGYQDLSAQLTYDPAKARTLLDQAGWTPGGDGIRVKNGERLSFAVLFGQAFAGNQAILELVQQQLRQVGVDLKLDLAGTAENTARQNSKDFDTTYYNTTRADGDILRSTFSVDGRNLNARERIPALDDLLDRELSTVETGARAALIRSAQQEVLDAGLWIPTVELSQAIGVGHSVQDLKFEASARLQFFDAWLSGH; via the coding sequence GTGATCAGACCCCGCCACCGAATCGCGGCCGTGGCCGCCGCCGTCACCGCGGCCGCGAGCCTGGCCGCCTGCGGCAGTGATTCGGCAACGTCGGGCGGCGACGCGGGCCCGCCGCAGCCGGGGGGCACCCTGCGCTACGGACTGTCACAGGCCCCGACCTGCTCGGATCCGGCGCAGTCCGGCACCAACCAGACGCTGTATGTGACCCGCCAGATCGTGGATTCGCTGACCGATCAGGATCCGAAGACCGGTGAGCTGAAGCCGTGGCTGGCCCAGAGCTGGGAGATCAGCCCCGATGCGAAGGTCTTCACCTTCCATCTCACCGATGGCGTTACCTTCAGCGACGGCACTGCGCTCACCGCGGCATCGGTGCAGAGGACCTTCGATTCGGTGATCAAGCTCGGCGCGGCCAAGACGCCGTTGGGCTCCAGCTACCTGACGAATTATGTCGGCACGACCGCGGTCGACAAGTTGACCGCGCGCGTGGAGTTCAGCCAGCCGAACGCACAGTTCCTGCAGGCGTCCTCGACCGCGCAGCTCGGCATCCAGGCCGATGTCACCACCGCCAAATCCGCCGATCAGCGCTGCCTCGGCGACAATGTCGGCAGCGGGCCGTTCACCTACGCGGCCTACCGCCAGGACGCCTCGGCGACGCTGGCCAAACGGGTCGGCTACAACTGGGGTTCGGCGGTCTTCGCGCACCGGGGCGAGGCCTATCTGGACAAGATCGAATTCACGGTGGTACCCGAATCCGGTGTTCGCACCGGCAGTCTCACCTCCGGTCAGCTCGACGCCGCCAGCGACGCCCTACCGCAGGACGCCCCGCAGATCGAGGCGGCCGGCGGCCGGGTGCTCACCACCGCGAATCCCGGTGTGCCATTCGGCATCCAGCCGAATGTGACCCGTGGCCCGCTGCGCGATCCCGCGGTGCGCCGGGCGCTGGTGCCCGCCATCGACCGCAAGCAGTTGGTCGATACCGTGCTCGGCCCCGACTTCAAGCCCGCGACCAGCACGCTGGCCAGCACCACGCCCGGCTATCAGGACCTCTCGGCGCAGCTGACCTACGATCCGGCGAAGGCACGCACCCTCCTCGACCAAGCAGGCTGGACGCCCGGCGGTGATGGCATCCGCGTGAAAAATGGCGAGCGGTTGTCCTTCGCGGTCCTGTTCGGCCAGGCGTTCGCCGGTAATCAGGCGATTCTCGAACTCGTGCAGCAGCAGCTGCGGCAGGTCGGCGTCGACCTGAAGCTGGACCTGGCGGGAACCGCCGAGAACACCGCGCGCCAGAACTCCAAGGACTTCGACACCACCTACTACAACACCACCCGCGCCGACGGCGACATCCTGCGGTCCACGTTCAGCGTCGACGGTCGCAATCTCAATGCGCGCGAACGTATCCCTGCGCTCGACGACCTGCTCGACCGCGAGCTGAGCACGGTGGAGACCGGCGCGCGCGCCGCGCTGATCCGTTCCGCGCAGCAGGAGGTGTTGGACGCGGGTCTGTGGATTCCGACGGTCGAGCTGTCCCAGGCCATCGGTGTCGGGCACAGCGTGCAGGATCTGAAGTTCGAGGCCTCGGCCCGACTGCAGTTCTTCGACGCCTGGCTGAGCGGGCACTAG
- a CDS encoding methylenetetrahydrofolate reductase: MTFDNVRGRSTPERPSPTPPNVSGTPSVVQSLRTHSSGSVPFSVEFNPPRDAAGEARLWRAVRTFERMHPAFVSMTYGAGGTTRDRTVRITGALAQETTLLPVAHLTAVEHSVAELRSLVGAYADSGIRNILVLRGDPPGDPLGEWRKHPHGVAYAEELVRIVRDLGDFHVGVASFPEGHHRSPDLDHDTAYLAAKLRAGAEYSITQMFFDVEHYLRLRDRIAAFDPIEGTKPIIPELMPITSLRTVARAEELCGRPLPSAVLDRLRRAAGDGPDENNAAVREVGIEIATEMGQRLIAEGAPCLHFITLNFAKATGEVLTNLGYGVTAAPISV; this comes from the coding sequence GTGACTTTCGACAACGTGCGGGGACGTTCGACCCCTGAGAGGCCGTCCCCGACGCCACCGAACGTCTCTGGCACACCCTCGGTGGTACAGAGTCTGCGGACCCACTCGAGCGGTTCGGTGCCCTTCTCGGTGGAGTTCAATCCACCCCGTGACGCCGCAGGCGAGGCCCGACTGTGGCGTGCCGTACGCACCTTCGAACGCATGCATCCGGCCTTCGTCTCGATGACCTACGGAGCCGGTGGCACCACCCGCGACCGCACCGTGCGCATCACCGGCGCGCTGGCGCAGGAGACGACCCTGCTGCCGGTGGCACATCTGACCGCGGTCGAGCACAGCGTTGCCGAACTGCGCTCGCTGGTCGGCGCGTACGCCGATTCGGGCATCCGCAACATCCTGGTGCTGCGCGGCGACCCGCCCGGCGATCCGCTCGGTGAATGGCGCAAACATCCCCACGGCGTGGCCTACGCCGAGGAGTTGGTCCGCATCGTGCGCGACCTCGGCGACTTCCATGTCGGTGTCGCCTCGTTCCCCGAGGGGCACCACCGCTCCCCGGACCTGGACCACGACACCGCCTACCTGGCCGCGAAACTGCGTGCGGGCGCGGAGTATTCGATCACCCAGATGTTCTTCGACGTCGAGCACTACCTGCGCCTGCGCGACCGCATCGCGGCTTTCGACCCGATCGAGGGCACCAAGCCGATCATCCCCGAACTGATGCCCATCACCTCCCTGCGCACCGTCGCCCGCGCCGAGGAACTGTGCGGCCGCCCGCTGCCATCCGCGGTGCTGGACCGCCTGCGCCGGGCAGCGGGCGACGGCCCGGACGAGAACAATGCCGCCGTCCGCGAGGTCGGCATCGAGATCGCCACCGAAATGGGCCAGCGTCTCATCGCCGAGGGCGCCCCCTGCCTGCACTTCATCACCCTGAACTTCGCCAAGGCCACCGGCGAGGTGCTCACCAACCTCGGCTACGGCGTCACCGCCGCCCCCATCAGCGTCTAG
- a CDS encoding glycosyltransferase family 2 protein: MLNARVVRALNASAATATRIGAATALLGCGVALFNRATVRRLPVDPTTTIESVTVCIPARDEAQRLPGLIDDLRGQVGVPQLRVLILDDASSDGTEAAALAAIASDPRCTVVRSEAEPAPGWTGKTAACARLAELADAAVLIFLDADVRLAPTAIAAAVTELRHSEAALLSPWPYQVAESLAEALVQPLLCWSWAASLPIAVANRSRRRSTAVACGQFLVFDAAAYHAIGAHAAVAASPTEDLDIARALRRSDRRTALVAAGRSASTRMYRDAAELETGYTRWLWSAYGATTIGGAAVGAVAALAYCVPPLAAIGGRGSTRTAGLLGYSAAVASRLLARSLESTTLTRTDLLAALAHPISMAAYLRLYSHSRRARHTNTLTWKSRHLSPG; encoded by the coding sequence ATGCTGAACGCGCGGGTGGTGCGAGCGTTGAACGCGAGCGCGGCGACAGCGACACGGATCGGCGCGGCGACCGCGCTGTTGGGTTGTGGGGTCGCATTGTTCAACCGCGCGACAGTACGGAGGCTGCCGGTCGATCCGACCACAACGATCGAATCGGTCACGGTGTGCATCCCGGCGCGCGACGAGGCGCAGCGGCTGCCCGGGCTGATCGATGATCTTCGTGGGCAGGTAGGTGTACCGCAGCTGCGGGTGCTGATTCTCGACGATGCCTCCAGCGACGGAACCGAAGCCGCTGCGCTGGCAGCGATTGCAAGCGATCCGCGATGTACGGTGGTCCGCTCCGAGGCCGAACCCGCACCGGGTTGGACCGGGAAGACCGCGGCCTGCGCACGACTGGCCGAGCTGGCGGATGCGGCGGTGCTGATCTTCCTCGATGCCGATGTGCGGCTGGCACCGACGGCGATCGCCGCCGCGGTCACCGAACTGCGCCACAGCGAGGCCGCGTTGTTGTCGCCGTGGCCATATCAGGTGGCCGAATCGCTGGCGGAGGCGTTGGTGCAGCCGCTGCTGTGCTGGTCGTGGGCGGCCAGCCTGCCGATCGCGGTGGCCAACCGCAGCCGCCGCCGCTCCACCGCGGTTGCCTGCGGCCAGTTCCTCGTCTTCGATGCGGCGGCCTACCACGCCATCGGCGCTCACGCGGCAGTGGCCGCCAGCCCCACCGAGGACCTGGATATCGCTCGCGCACTGCGCCGTTCGGATCGCCGAACCGCGCTGGTCGCGGCGGGCCGATCCGCGAGCACCCGAATGTACCGCGACGCAGCCGAACTGGAAACGGGCTACACCCGCTGGCTCTGGTCGGCCTACGGCGCCACCACCATCGGCGGCGCAGCAGTCGGAGCCGTTGCGGCACTCGCCTACTGCGTACCGCCCTTGGCCGCCATCGGTGGCCGAGGTTCGACGCGCACGGCAGGACTCCTCGGCTACAGCGCAGCAGTAGCCAGTCGCCTACTCGCCCGTTCATTGGAAAGCACCACCCTGACCCGAACCGATCTCCTCGCGGCCCTAGCCCATCCAATCTCCATGGCCGCCTACCTCCGCCTGTACTCCCACTCCCGCCGTGCGCGCCACACCAACACCCTCACCTGGAAATCCCGCCACCTGTCCCCCGGCTGA
- a CDS encoding ABC transporter permease — protein MTRYVVVRLLQAVWVLWAAFTISFVVLYLLPADPVSIAVDGAGAGTPVDKAAIAELQARYGLDKPLWEQYWTALTHALSGDLGHSIGTGQPVTGVLGDNLPNTLELTGLALLFAVIGGVSLAFAATYVRRPWLRDALSSLPSLGVSVPTFWTGLLLLQLFSFRWRLAPAFGGHGFAGTVLPALTLAIPIGAVLAQVLATGLASTWRQPFVDVALAKGGSRSWVLRKHVLRPASVPTFTIAGVLVGNMLAGSVVVETVFARQGIGRLTQTSVLAQDIPVVQGIVLLTSTVFVTVNLAVDLLYPLLDPRIASRSSGATTDSEPDTAVRTDAEEVPAHG, from the coding sequence ATGACGCGCTATGTGGTTGTCCGGCTGCTACAGGCAGTGTGGGTGCTGTGGGCGGCCTTCACCATCTCGTTCGTGGTGCTCTACCTGCTGCCCGCCGATCCGGTGTCCATCGCGGTCGACGGCGCGGGTGCAGGCACGCCGGTCGACAAGGCCGCGATCGCCGAACTGCAGGCACGCTACGGGCTGGATAAACCACTGTGGGAGCAGTATTGGACGGCGCTGACGCATGCGCTCAGCGGTGACCTCGGGCATTCCATCGGCACCGGGCAGCCGGTCACCGGAGTACTGGGCGACAACCTGCCCAATACCCTCGAATTGACCGGTCTGGCACTGCTTTTCGCGGTGATCGGCGGCGTGAGCCTGGCCTTCGCGGCGACCTATGTCCGACGCCCGTGGTTACGCGATGCACTCAGCTCACTGCCCTCCCTCGGGGTTTCGGTGCCGACGTTCTGGACCGGATTACTGCTGCTGCAACTGTTCTCGTTCCGCTGGCGCCTCGCCCCGGCGTTCGGCGGTCACGGGTTCGCCGGTACGGTCCTGCCCGCGCTCACCCTCGCCATTCCGATCGGCGCGGTGCTCGCCCAGGTGCTGGCGACCGGACTGGCATCGACCTGGCGCCAGCCGTTCGTGGATGTGGCGCTGGCCAAGGGCGGTTCGCGGTCCTGGGTGCTGCGCAAGCATGTGCTGCGCCCGGCCAGCGTGCCGACGTTCACCATCGCCGGGGTGCTGGTCGGCAATATGCTCGCCGGATCCGTGGTGGTGGAGACCGTCTTCGCTCGCCAGGGCATCGGCCGCCTCACCCAGACCTCGGTGCTGGCCCAGGACATTCCGGTCGTGCAGGGCATCGTGCTGCTCACCTCGACCGTCTTCGTCACCGTGAATCTCGCGGTGGATCTGCTCTATCCGCTGCTCGACCCGCGCATCGCGAGCCGGTCCAGCGGTGCGACAACCGATTCCGAGCCGGACACCGCCGTCCGCACCGACGCCGAGGAGGTGCCGGCCCATGGTTGA
- a CDS encoding ABC transporter ATP-binding protein: MSDEARTSEPLLRIDGLQVRYHSDSGAIDALSGASLTVTRGEVVALVGESGSGKSTLAQSVIGLLGANAEITGGTITFDGQPVETGSERALRRIRGRRIGFVPQDPGLSLNPVRRVGDQVAETLFVHGLADRRDAAARAIELLADAGLDRPELRATQYPHELSGGQRQRVLIAAALIAGPELVIADEPTSALDATVARRVLDKLAAQTAARGTAVLLITHDLAIAAERADRLVVLSGGEIVETGPTATVLAEPRHPYTKRLLAASPSLAPFEGFRTPRTSDGPPLLTIRDVHKSFRAQAGGSVAAVAGVGFELGRGETLSLVGESGSGKSTTARIALRLTEPDSGAITFDGHDLTTVKAGRLRALRQRFQVVYQNPYSSLDPRWRVGSIIEEPLRAYAVGDRRARQARVRELLGQVALPENFAQRRPAELSGGQRQRVAIARALALHPDLLVLDEPVSALDASVQAQILELLDRLQTELGLSYLFISHDLAVVRRISDRVAVMRQGRIVESGTTADIFDNPQHEYTRELLSAIPAPRHRYPAAENSTLEGARAS, from the coding sequence ATGAGCGACGAAGCCCGAACGTCAGAACCACTGCTGCGCATCGACGGGCTCCAGGTCCGCTACCACTCCGACAGCGGGGCGATCGACGCCCTCTCCGGCGCATCGCTGACCGTCACGCGCGGCGAGGTGGTCGCGCTGGTCGGTGAATCCGGTTCCGGTAAATCGACATTGGCGCAGTCGGTGATCGGCTTACTCGGTGCGAATGCCGAGATCACCGGCGGGACGATCACGTTCGACGGGCAGCCGGTGGAAACCGGGTCCGAGCGGGCGCTGCGGCGGATTCGCGGGAGGCGGATCGGATTCGTGCCGCAGGATCCCGGGCTGTCGCTGAATCCGGTACGGCGCGTCGGTGATCAGGTCGCCGAAACGCTGTTCGTGCACGGACTGGCCGATCGGCGCGATGCGGCAGCGCGGGCGATCGAGCTGCTGGCCGACGCCGGACTGGATCGCCCGGAGTTGCGGGCCACGCAATATCCGCACGAGTTGTCCGGCGGGCAGCGACAGCGGGTGCTGATCGCGGCGGCATTGATCGCCGGACCGGAGTTGGTGATCGCCGACGAGCCGACCAGCGCGCTCGACGCCACAGTGGCGCGGCGGGTGCTCGACAAACTCGCGGCGCAGACTGCGGCCCGAGGCACCGCGGTCCTGCTGATCACCCACGATCTCGCGATCGCCGCTGAACGGGCCGATCGGCTGGTGGTGTTGAGCGGCGGGGAGATCGTCGAAACCGGGCCGACGGCAACGGTCCTCGCCGAGCCCCGGCATCCGTACACCAAACGGCTGCTCGCGGCCTCGCCCAGTCTGGCCCCGTTCGAAGGCTTCCGTACACCGCGCACAAGTGACGGCCCGCCGCTGCTCACGATTCGGGACGTACACAAGAGCTTCCGCGCGCAGGCCGGTGGTTCGGTGGCCGCGGTGGCGGGCGTCGGCTTCGAGCTCGGTCGCGGCGAAACCCTCTCGCTGGTGGGCGAATCCGGCTCCGGCAAATCGACCACCGCACGCATCGCGTTGCGGCTCACCGAACCCGACAGCGGTGCGATCACCTTCGACGGACACGACCTGACCACGGTGAAGGCTGGACGACTGCGGGCGTTGCGACAGCGCTTCCAGGTGGTCTACCAGAATCCGTACAGCTCATTGGATCCGCGCTGGCGGGTCGGGTCGATCATCGAGGAACCGCTGCGCGCGTATGCGGTCGGCGACCGCAGGGCCAGGCAGGCACGGGTCCGCGAACTGCTCGGCCAGGTCGCGCTGCCGGAGAATTTCGCTCAGCGCCGACCCGCGGAATTGTCCGGCGGACAACGCCAACGCGTCGCCATCGCCCGCGCTCTGGCCCTGCATCCGGACCTGCTGGTACTCGACGAGCCGGTCTCCGCGCTCGACGCCTCGGTGCAGGCGCAGATCCTGGAACTGCTGGACCGTCTGCAAACCGAACTCGGCCTGAGCTACCTGTTCATCTCACACGACCTGGCCGTGGTGCGCCGCATCAGCGACCGTGTCGCAGTGATGCGCCAGGGCCGCATCGTCGAATCCGGTACCACCGCCGACATTTTCGACAACCCGCAGCACGAGTACACCCGCGAGCTGCTCTCGGCCATCCCAGCCCCCCGACACCGATATCCCGCCGCCGAAAATTCCACTCTCGAAGGAGCCAGAGCGTCATGA
- a CDS encoding LLM class flavin-dependent oxidoreductase: protein MTIPLSILDLSPISAGSSAQQALRNTIDLAQHAEQWGYHRYWLAEHHFVSVASSSSITLIGLVAAATSRIRVGSGAVQVGHHTSASIVEAFGTIDALYPGRLDLGLGRSGHRRTQFGAQPAHPKGGHPVVDTVTGRTEIRDGVVVPPPFDPGRIADKSRFIASIGALQQQGAQAADFPDQVDEVRALLNGTYKSADGIALHAVPGESAQVELFLFGSSASESAELAGKLGLPFAAAYHVAPGTALDAIQAYRAAFRPSAEHPEPYVVISADVVVAPDDATAKHHASTYGHWVHSIRTGAGAAEYLDPDTATPLTPDQHRLVEDRLATQFVGSPNTVVARLAALQRVTGANELLVTSITHRHEDRLESHRLLADAWGLRATRAA, encoded by the coding sequence ATGACGATCCCGCTGTCCATCCTCGATCTGTCGCCGATCAGCGCCGGCTCCAGCGCACAGCAGGCGCTGCGCAACACCATCGATCTCGCCCAGCACGCCGAACAGTGGGGCTACCACCGCTATTGGCTGGCCGAGCACCATTTCGTGTCGGTGGCGAGTTCGTCATCGATCACGCTGATCGGCTTGGTCGCCGCGGCGACCTCGCGCATCCGGGTCGGGTCCGGCGCGGTTCAGGTCGGCCACCACACCTCGGCGTCCATCGTCGAGGCGTTCGGCACCATCGACGCCCTCTACCCGGGCCGACTCGATCTGGGCCTGGGCCGATCCGGGCACCGCCGCACCCAGTTCGGCGCGCAACCGGCGCATCCGAAGGGCGGGCATCCCGTCGTCGACACGGTCACCGGACGCACCGAAATCCGTGACGGCGTAGTGGTTCCGCCGCCCTTCGACCCCGGCCGGATCGCCGACAAATCGAGGTTCATCGCCTCGATCGGCGCGCTGCAACAGCAGGGCGCGCAGGCGGCGGACTTTCCGGATCAGGTCGACGAGGTGCGCGCACTGCTCAACGGCACCTACAAGAGCGCCGATGGTATTGCGCTGCACGCGGTTCCGGGCGAGAGCGCCCAGGTCGAACTGTTCCTCTTCGGCAGCTCGGCCAGCGAAAGCGCGGAACTGGCAGGCAAACTCGGCCTACCCTTCGCCGCCGCGTACCACGTCGCGCCCGGCACCGCGCTGGACGCGATCCAGGCCTACCGGGCCGCCTTCCGCCCCTCGGCCGAGCACCCCGAGCCCTATGTGGTGATCTCCGCGGACGTAGTCGTCGCCCCCGACGACGCCACCGCCAAGCACCACGCGTCCACCTACGGCCACTGGGTGCACAGCATCCGCACCGGAGCGGGCGCCGCGGAATACCTCGACCCCGATACCGCCACCCCGCTCACCCCGGACCAGCACCGCCTGGTCGAGGATCGCCTGGCCACCCAATTCGTCGGCTCCCCCAACACCGTGGTGGCACGGCTCGCAGCCCTCCAACGCGTAACCGGCGCCAACGAACTGCTGGTCACCAGCATCACCCACCGCCACGAGGACCGCCTGGAATCCCACCGCCTCCTCGCCGACGCCTGGGGCCTGCGCGCAACTCGCGCGGCATGA
- a CDS encoding DUF1684 domain-containing protein: protein MTTSITSLFETEWTQWQHARADQLRDPLGFLSLTGLHWLTDQPERLPDVPGTWWVTDDKVFITAQPADRLEFAGTGIAGVQIIAPTEGAPGLNVRHENRVLEVIRRSGLYAVRVHDPSAPSLLSFAGIPAYAPDPHWVIEGRFEAFDTPRTVTTGAVVDGLEHHHTAAGTIEFTIGAVTERVIAFGDPANLRVLFTDATSGVTTYPAARSLAVAAPDADGTVRLDFNRAANLPCAFTDFATCPLAPAENRLRVAIEAGEQHPRPGRSA, encoded by the coding sequence ATGACGACAAGCATCACCAGTCTTTTCGAAACCGAGTGGACGCAGTGGCAGCACGCCAGGGCGGATCAGCTGCGCGATCCGCTCGGCTTCCTGAGTCTGACCGGATTGCATTGGCTCACCGACCAACCCGAGCGACTCCCGGACGTGCCTGGCACCTGGTGGGTCACCGACGATAAGGTGTTCATCACCGCCCAGCCCGCCGACCGCCTGGAATTCGCGGGCACCGGCATCGCGGGCGTGCAGATCATCGCTCCCACCGAGGGCGCGCCGGGACTCAACGTGCGGCACGAGAATCGGGTGCTCGAGGTGATCCGGCGCAGTGGACTCTACGCGGTGCGAGTGCACGATCCGTCCGCGCCGAGCTTGCTGAGTTTCGCGGGCATTCCGGCCTACGCACCGGATCCGCACTGGGTGATCGAGGGCCGCTTCGAGGCGTTCGACACACCGCGCACCGTCACCACCGGCGCGGTCGTCGACGGTCTCGAACACCACCACACCGCCGCGGGCACCATCGAATTCACCATCGGCGCGGTCACCGAGCGCGTCATCGCCTTCGGCGATCCGGCCAACCTGCGGGTGCTGTTCACCGACGCCACCAGCGGCGTCACCACCTATCCGGCGGCCCGCTCGCTCGCGGTGGCAGCACCCGACGCCGACGGCACTGTGCGCCTCGACTTCAACCGAGCCGCCAACCTGCCCTGCGCCTTCACCGACTTCGCTACCTGCCCGCTGGCACCGGCCGAGAATCGGCTGCGCGTGGCCATCGAAGCGGGCGAACAGCATCCGCGCCCAGGACGGTCCGCATGA